One genomic region from Spirosoma sp. KCTC 42546 encodes:
- a CDS encoding RagB/SusD family nutrient uptake outer membrane protein has protein sequence MKSTRYIAGLAFLAVATGLTLTSCDRELLDTVPNDRLAENLFWKTENDARLAANSLYTDLDSTNIITWDAMTDIAHTNQPFDVQAYVELGQYDATSSKIYGEWAKAYKGIRACNYFLQNVDKVTSTNTTLINQFKGEARALRAYQYIKLASLFGDVPLVTTAISLDESRALSRTPIAQVWDFVDKELTDASALLPTTYAAADKGRVTKGAVLGLRARANLLAGRYQQAAEAADQVMKLGIYGLNDSYEKLFSYAAENNKEVLLDRQFIKDTYPVNVFNYLGPYSQKSANSTIVPTKALVDMYETTAGKLITDTGSGYDPASPYANRDPRLKFSVFLTGDVLPSGIIFRPEPTSGTADAVGNTYIASTTGFNIKKYINADDYANPANNGINIILLRYAEILLTYAEAKIELNQLDASVLTAINTVRNGRTDVKQPSISSTATQADLRAIVRRERTVELAFEGQHLFDIRRWKTAETVVPGPIYGITYKDATGALATVQVVGINRTFDKSRHYLWPIPQRERNLTPTLSQNPGW, from the coding sequence GCAGGGCTTGCCTTCCTGGCTGTGGCTACAGGCCTGACCCTCACCTCCTGCGACCGGGAGTTATTGGATACGGTACCTAACGACCGATTAGCCGAAAACCTTTTCTGGAAAACAGAAAATGACGCCCGGTTAGCTGCTAATTCGCTCTACACCGATCTGGATAGTACCAACATCATCACCTGGGATGCCATGACAGACATTGCTCATACCAACCAGCCGTTTGATGTGCAGGCGTATGTTGAACTGGGTCAGTATGATGCCACCAGTTCGAAGATTTATGGCGAATGGGCCAAGGCCTACAAGGGTATTCGGGCCTGCAATTACTTTTTGCAGAATGTCGATAAGGTTACGTCGACCAACACCACGCTGATCAATCAGTTTAAAGGCGAAGCGCGGGCCCTTCGGGCATATCAGTACATTAAACTGGCGAGTCTCTTTGGCGATGTGCCGCTGGTAACCACCGCTATTTCACTGGATGAAAGCCGGGCTTTATCTCGCACACCAATTGCGCAGGTCTGGGATTTTGTCGATAAAGAACTCACGGATGCTTCTGCGCTCTTACCAACCACCTATGCCGCTGCTGACAAAGGCCGCGTTACCAAAGGCGCTGTTCTAGGTTTACGGGCACGGGCCAATTTGCTGGCCGGTCGCTATCAGCAAGCCGCCGAAGCTGCCGATCAGGTCATGAAACTGGGTATTTACGGACTGAACGACAGTTACGAAAAGCTATTTTCATACGCAGCCGAAAACAACAAGGAAGTACTGCTGGATCGGCAGTTTATCAAAGATACCTACCCCGTTAATGTCTTTAATTACCTCGGACCTTACAGCCAGAAAAGTGCGAACAGTACGATTGTGCCCACGAAGGCGCTGGTGGATATGTACGAAACAACGGCGGGTAAACTCATTACGGATACTGGCAGTGGCTATGATCCGGCTTCTCCCTATGCCAATCGTGATCCCCGGCTTAAGTTTTCTGTTTTCCTGACAGGCGATGTTTTACCGAGTGGCATCATCTTCCGGCCTGAGCCAACCAGTGGTACGGCTGATGCCGTTGGAAATACGTACATTGCTTCCACGACAGGCTTCAATATCAAGAAATACATTAATGCTGATGACTACGCCAACCCAGCTAACAATGGGATCAATATCATCTTACTGCGCTATGCCGAAATTCTGCTGACCTATGCCGAAGCGAAGATTGAATTGAACCAACTGGATGCCAGTGTTCTAACGGCCATCAACACGGTTCGGAATGGACGAACGGATGTGAAGCAGCCGTCTATTAGCAGCACAGCTACGCAAGCCGATTTGCGGGCCATCGTTCGTCGGGAGCGGACTGTTGAGTTAGCCTTTGAAGGGCAGCATCTCTTCGACATTCGTCGGTGGAAAACAGCGGAAACCGTTGTGCCGGGGCCTATTTATGGGATTACTTATAAAGACGCTACGGGTGCTCTAGCCACGGTTCAGGTTGTTGGTATTAATCGGACCTTCGATAAAAGCCGTCATTACCTCTGGCCCATTCCGCAACGGGAACGCAACCTGACGCCAACGCTTTCACAGAATCCGGGCTGGTAA
- a CDS encoding arylsulfatase has product MKSGLIVLSVVILIVVGWLFSSFTPHQAASANRSAVSPNIIYIYADDMGYAELGCYGQQKIRTPNLDQLAREGIRFTQHYTSMPVCAPARCMLLTGKHSGHSYIRGNYEMGGFADSLEGGQMPLYPGAFTLGRMLQQSGYKTACIGKWGMGMANTTGNPNEQGFDYFYGYLDQKQAHNFYPTHLWENGKPDRLNNPFIDVHRKLTPETATPEAFAYYRGKDYAIDKMAQKAQAFVRQNKNAPFFLYLPFTVPHVSLQAPEVAVKEYIGKFDDRPYLGGQGYASTPYPRATYAGMITYMDKQIGQLMQLLKDLKIDDNTIVMFSSDNGATFNGGVEAAYFNSVGGLRGLKMDVYEGGIREPMLARWPGKIKAGQVTDHVSVQYDLLATLAELVGYKQPFTTDGISFLPTLLGQSTAQKQHPFLYWEYPEKGGQLAVRMGNWKAVKTNVRKNRTGPWELYDLGGDVSERTNLAAQHPDLIQQVNAIVAREHRPTHVNEWEIVTPKTAVVGTN; this is encoded by the coding sequence ATGAAGTCAGGTTTAATTGTACTCAGCGTAGTAATTCTGATTGTGGTCGGATGGTTATTTTCTTCTTTTACCCCCCATCAGGCAGCTTCAGCCAACCGGAGTGCCGTATCACCCAACATCATCTACATTTATGCCGATGATATGGGGTATGCAGAATTGGGTTGTTATGGCCAGCAGAAAATTCGGACACCTAATCTGGATCAGCTTGCGCGTGAGGGTATCCGGTTTACGCAACACTACACGAGCATGCCGGTTTGTGCGCCCGCCCGCTGTATGCTCCTGACCGGCAAGCACAGTGGTCATTCCTACATTCGGGGAAACTACGAAATGGGTGGTTTTGCCGATTCGCTGGAGGGTGGGCAGATGCCGCTGTATCCTGGCGCGTTTACCCTTGGGCGGATGCTCCAGCAGTCGGGCTACAAAACGGCCTGCATTGGTAAATGGGGAATGGGTATGGCCAATACCACCGGCAATCCGAATGAGCAGGGTTTCGATTATTTCTACGGTTATCTGGATCAGAAGCAAGCCCATAACTTCTACCCGACGCATCTCTGGGAAAACGGTAAACCCGACCGCCTGAACAACCCGTTCATCGACGTACATCGCAAGCTCACCCCCGAAACAGCCACACCAGAAGCATTTGCCTATTATCGGGGTAAAGATTATGCGATTGATAAGATGGCGCAGAAAGCCCAGGCTTTTGTTCGGCAAAACAAGAATGCGCCTTTTTTTCTATACCTGCCATTCACGGTGCCGCACGTATCGTTGCAGGCACCCGAGGTAGCAGTAAAGGAATATATTGGCAAATTTGACGACAGACCCTATCTCGGTGGACAGGGATACGCGTCAACGCCTTATCCGCGTGCTACGTATGCGGGCATGATTACCTACATGGATAAACAGATCGGGCAGTTGATGCAGTTGCTGAAAGACTTGAAAATTGACGACAACACAATCGTTATGTTTTCGAGCGATAATGGAGCAACGTTCAATGGTGGGGTAGAAGCGGCTTATTTCAATAGTGTGGGTGGTTTGCGAGGTCTGAAAATGGACGTGTACGAAGGCGGCATCAGAGAGCCGATGCTCGCCCGCTGGCCGGGTAAAATAAAGGCAGGCCAAGTCACAGACCATGTATCGGTTCAATATGATCTGCTGGCAACTCTGGCCGAACTGGTTGGCTATAAACAGCCATTTACTACTGATGGGATTTCGTTTTTACCAACCTTATTAGGCCAGTCGACAGCCCAAAAACAACATCCCTTTCTCTATTGGGAATATCCCGAAAAAGGCGGCCAGTTAGCTGTAAGGATGGGCAATTGGAAAGCGGTGAAAACCAATGTGCGAAAAAATCGTACGGGTCCCTGGGAGCTGTATGACTTGGGTGGAGACGTTAGTGAACGTACCAATCTGGCCGCCCAGCACCCCGATCTGATTCAACAAGTGAATGCCATCGTTGCCCGTGAACATAGGCCTACACATGTAAACGAATGGGAAATTGTTACACCAAAAACAGCTGTTGTGGGTACGAATTGA
- a CDS encoding sulfatase: MTFIPKRLSRLVLSAFTLIGVGLLISAWVEKPAPVPPPNVVLFFMDDMGYGDLSVTGALDYTTPNLDRMAAEGTRFTNFMAAQAVCSASRAALLTGCYPNRLGISGALGPNSSVGLNPNEETLAELLKERGYATGMFGKWHLGDNKKFLPMQQGFDEYYGVPYSHDMWPLHPAQAQAKYPPLRWIDGNEPGPEIKDLEDASKITGTVTEKAVSFIRNHKKKPFFLYVPHPLPHVPLAASARFKGKSARGIFGDVLTELDWSVGQILTELKQQGLDKNTLVIFTSDNGPWLNYGDHAGSSGGFREGKGTSFEGGQRVPCLVRWPGVVPAGRVSNKLLSTLDILPTVAKLCGARLPKQRIDGVDWTALLKGDNTSTPRDKFYYYYRKNSLEAVRQGDWKLVFAHPGRTYEGFLPGQNGKPGPSTETHEFPVALYDLRRDPGERYDVREQHPEIVAKLEQIAEEARTDLGDDIQKRTGANVREVGRVSQ; this comes from the coding sequence ATGACCTTTATTCCTAAACGTTTATCTCGTCTCGTATTGAGTGCCTTTACCTTAATTGGCGTCGGCCTGCTCATCTCAGCCTGGGTTGAGAAACCCGCGCCAGTGCCCCCGCCCAACGTCGTCCTGTTTTTTATGGATGACATGGGCTACGGCGATTTGTCTGTAACGGGTGCGCTGGATTATACAACGCCCAATCTGGATCGTATGGCGGCTGAGGGTACACGCTTCACGAATTTTATGGCGGCTCAGGCCGTGTGTAGTGCCTCGCGAGCGGCTCTGCTCACGGGTTGCTACCCAAATCGACTGGGTATTTCGGGTGCATTAGGACCCAATTCATCTGTTGGCCTGAATCCAAATGAAGAAACGCTGGCCGAGCTACTAAAAGAACGCGGCTATGCAACGGGCATGTTTGGTAAATGGCATTTAGGCGATAACAAGAAATTTCTGCCAATGCAGCAGGGCTTCGATGAATATTATGGCGTACCTTATTCGCACGATATGTGGCCGTTGCATCCCGCTCAGGCACAGGCAAAATACCCACCTCTGCGCTGGATCGATGGGAATGAACCTGGTCCGGAAATCAAAGATTTAGAGGATGCTTCTAAAATTACCGGCACCGTTACGGAGAAGGCTGTTTCGTTTATTCGGAACCATAAGAAAAAGCCCTTCTTCCTGTACGTACCGCACCCACTACCACATGTACCACTGGCCGCTTCGGCCAGGTTTAAAGGCAAAAGCGCACGGGGTATTTTCGGTGATGTACTAACGGAACTGGATTGGTCGGTCGGGCAGATTTTAACTGAATTAAAACAGCAGGGGCTGGATAAAAATACCCTCGTTATTTTCACCAGCGACAATGGACCCTGGCTCAACTATGGCGATCATGCTGGCTCATCGGGCGGATTTCGGGAAGGCAAGGGCACCTCGTTTGAAGGCGGGCAACGGGTGCCCTGCCTGGTTCGCTGGCCGGGTGTGGTGCCTGCCGGGCGAGTGAGTAACAAGTTGCTGTCGACCCTTGATATTTTACCAACAGTGGCCAAACTCTGCGGTGCCCGTTTGCCTAAACAACGCATTGACGGCGTCGATTGGACTGCCTTACTTAAGGGCGATAACACGTCAACCCCTCGCGATAAATTTTACTATTACTACCGGAAAAACAGCCTCGAAGCCGTCCGGCAGGGCGATTGGAAACTGGTCTTTGCCCACCCCGGCCGCACCTATGAAGGGTTCCTTCCCGGCCAGAATGGAAAGCCTGGGCCAAGCACGGAAACGCACGAGTTTCCGGTAGCTCTGTATGACCTGCGTCGTGATCCGGGTGAGCGGTACGATGTTCGGGAGCAACACCCGGAGATTGTTGCCAAACTGGAACAGATTGCCGAAGAAGCCCGTACCGATCTGGGTGATGACATCCAGAAACGTACCGGAGCTAATGTTCGTGAGGTGGGGCGGGTGAGTCAGTAA
- a CDS encoding cupin domain-containing protein yields the protein MRYFLLFWAIGWAFFPAFSQAITSDVYSYTQLPVINYTGYEERTLLEGATRDFSHLLVQAMTLQANQPGQPTQQLEEEAVLIIKAGELTLTLGGKRKTLGPGSVVVIMPGDDYLIENKAAQSLTYYFIRYTSNEVPDLDIFQLMGHSYWIDWQQVAFTDDKRGRDRRMVPCFSVMSSRFALQVTTLNPGSERYPPHTHRAAELSLILDHPVQVEIDGTMKRAQVGDLIFVESDISHSIQNSSQEGSTFFSLQF from the coding sequence ATGAGATACTTCCTGCTTTTCTGGGCAATCGGCTGGGCTTTCTTCCCAGCCTTCTCCCAGGCCATTACATCAGACGTCTACTCCTATACTCAGTTACCAGTTATCAATTATACGGGTTACGAGGAGCGAACCCTACTTGAAGGGGCTACCCGGGATTTTTCCCACTTACTCGTTCAAGCGATGACCTTACAGGCCAATCAGCCTGGTCAACCCACCCAACAACTCGAAGAAGAGGCTGTCCTAATCATCAAAGCGGGCGAATTAACGCTGACGCTTGGCGGTAAACGCAAAACCCTGGGACCTGGTAGCGTGGTTGTGATCATGCCCGGCGACGACTATCTGATAGAAAATAAAGCAGCCCAGTCTCTCACTTATTACTTCATACGATATACGTCTAACGAAGTGCCTGATCTGGATATTTTTCAGCTAATGGGTCACTCATACTGGATCGACTGGCAGCAGGTAGCCTTTACTGATGACAAACGCGGGCGCGACCGACGGATGGTGCCCTGTTTCTCCGTGATGAGCAGCCGATTTGCCTTGCAGGTCACCACACTCAACCCCGGTTCAGAGCGTTATCCACCCCACACCCACCGCGCAGCTGAACTCTCACTCATTCTTGACCATCCGGTTCAGGTGGAGATTGATGGGACAATGAAACGGGCGCAGGTGGGGGACCTCATTTTTGTGGAATCGGATATATCCCATAGCATTCAAAACAGTAGCCAGGAAGGCAGTACCTTCTTCTCGCTCCAATTTTAG
- a CDS encoding glycoside hydrolase family 43 protein yields the protein MVKKTFLLVTLLTVHLTSVFSQNRTPVLRQDVPLDSIRLSDPFILADKKTATYYMTGTGGMLWKSSDLKTWTGPFSVARTDPESWMGKNPMIWAAELHPYKDKYYYFATFTNREVKIDTVGENVIERRACHVLVSDKAEGPYVPMKDPVYLPADKPTLDGTLWVDTDNKPYMVYCYEWLQNLNGTIEKIELKPDLSGSIGEGKLLFRASDSPWSREQSNGKVGPNKVTDGPYVFRTGSGKLGMIWTSWIYDVYTQGVAYSKSGTLDGPWVQEPEPITPPNFGHGMLFRTLTGKWLMSVHSHKKSNGRTIRVPHLVEVDFSGDKLVVGKPYIP from the coding sequence ATGGTTAAAAAGACATTCTTACTGGTAACCCTGCTTACCGTTCATCTGACCTCGGTTTTTTCGCAAAATCGAACCCCTGTGCTCAGACAGGATGTACCCCTAGATTCTATTCGCCTGAGCGACCCGTTTATTCTGGCGGATAAAAAAACAGCAACGTACTATATGACCGGTACAGGAGGCATGTTATGGAAAAGCAGCGACCTGAAAACATGGACTGGTCCTTTCTCCGTTGCCAGGACTGATCCTGAATCCTGGATGGGAAAGAACCCAATGATTTGGGCGGCAGAACTACACCCGTACAAGGATAAATACTACTATTTTGCCACCTTCACTAACCGGGAGGTGAAAATTGACACGGTCGGCGAGAACGTAATTGAGCGTCGGGCTTGTCATGTTTTAGTTAGTGATAAAGCCGAGGGGCCATATGTTCCCATGAAAGACCCTGTTTATCTGCCCGCTGACAAACCAACTTTAGATGGTACCCTGTGGGTAGATACGGATAATAAGCCTTATATGGTTTATTGCTACGAATGGCTGCAAAACCTGAATGGAACCATTGAAAAGATCGAATTGAAGCCCGATTTAAGCGGTTCAATAGGCGAGGGGAAACTACTGTTTCGGGCCAGCGACAGTCCCTGGAGTCGTGAGCAATCGAATGGGAAGGTTGGTCCGAATAAAGTGACAGATGGACCGTATGTATTCCGTACCGGAAGCGGTAAGCTTGGTATGATCTGGACCAGTTGGATCTATGATGTTTATACACAAGGCGTCGCTTACTCAAAAAGTGGCACGCTGGATGGTCCCTGGGTACAGGAGCCAGAGCCTATAACTCCGCCTAATTTCGGCCATGGTATGTTGTTTCGTACCCTAACAGGCAAGTGGTTAATGTCCGTTCATAGCCATAAAAAAAGTAACGGCCGTACGATACGTGTTCCCCATTTAGTTGAGGTGGACTTCTCTGGCGATAAGTTGGTGGTAGGGAAGCCTTATATACCTTGA
- a CDS encoding TolC family protein translates to MTNKQIANWAGITLIVLFNAACSVPRLTQKTENKSVPASFYNSQDSTNSAKTSWRQYFTDPNLTALIDSALYNNQELNITLQEIQVSNNEVLARSGAYRPFVTLGGGAGVDKVSRYTSQGAADEFTEIRPGVPTPSVLPNFFVGPTVSWEVDIWRKLRNSKKAAIYNYLASIEGKNFQVTNLVAEIANNYYELMAYDNQLSIIQNNITILNNALSITKQEKEAAKVTELAVRRFEAEVYKTQSLQYEIQQRIVETENRINFLVGRFPQHVQRNSQGFGELTPTKVNAGLPSQLLANRPDIKQAELNLEAAKLDVVVARANFYPSLNITAFLGFMSYNPLYLLNAPQSLVASLLGGLAGPVVNKTAITATYRTANSKQIQAVYNYEKTVLNAYIEVANQLSNMDNLGQKYVQKNNQVQALTQSTSISLKLFTSARADYMEVLLTQRDVLEARMELIETKVQQLNAQVNTYRALGGGWR, encoded by the coding sequence ATGACTAATAAACAAATTGCGAATTGGGCCGGTATTACGCTCATTGTCCTGTTCAATGCCGCCTGTAGCGTACCGCGTCTGACTCAGAAAACAGAGAATAAATCAGTACCTGCGAGTTTTTACAACTCGCAGGACTCTACCAACTCAGCAAAAACAAGCTGGCGGCAGTATTTTACGGACCCCAACCTGACAGCCCTGATTGATTCGGCGCTGTATAACAACCAGGAGTTAAATATTACGTTACAGGAAATCCAGGTTTCCAATAACGAAGTTTTAGCCAGAAGCGGAGCCTACCGACCCTTCGTTACGCTTGGCGGGGGAGCTGGCGTCGACAAAGTGTCGCGTTACACCAGCCAGGGAGCTGCTGATGAATTCACCGAGATACGGCCGGGGGTACCAACGCCTTCTGTATTACCTAATTTCTTCGTTGGCCCAACGGTTAGTTGGGAAGTGGATATCTGGCGGAAGCTGCGGAACTCCAAAAAAGCGGCCATTTACAATTACCTGGCTTCTATAGAAGGAAAAAATTTCCAGGTTACCAATCTGGTTGCCGAAATCGCCAACAATTATTATGAGCTGATGGCGTATGATAACCAGCTGAGTATTATTCAGAATAACATTACGATCCTGAATAACGCCCTATCGATTACGAAGCAGGAAAAAGAAGCGGCTAAGGTGACCGAACTGGCCGTTCGCCGGTTTGAGGCCGAAGTATACAAAACGCAAAGCCTTCAGTACGAAATTCAGCAACGGATTGTAGAGACGGAAAACCGGATTAATTTCCTGGTGGGTCGATTTCCGCAACACGTTCAACGGAATTCTCAGGGCTTTGGTGAGTTAACTCCTACGAAGGTTAACGCGGGCCTTCCATCGCAGTTACTAGCGAACCGGCCTGATATCAAACAGGCTGAATTAAATCTGGAGGCAGCTAAACTGGACGTAGTCGTAGCCAGAGCTAACTTTTATCCATCGCTGAATATTACAGCGTTTCTGGGTTTCATGTCCTACAACCCACTCTATCTGCTGAACGCCCCACAATCATTGGTGGCTTCACTCCTGGGTGGTTTAGCGGGTCCGGTGGTGAATAAGACTGCTATCACAGCAACGTATAGAACGGCTAATTCAAAGCAAATACAGGCCGTTTACAATTACGAGAAAACGGTACTGAATGCCTATATCGAGGTAGCCAATCAACTATCAAACATGGATAACCTGGGGCAGAAGTACGTTCAGAAGAATAACCAAGTGCAGGCACTGACGCAGTCGACCAGCATATCGCTCAAGTTATTCACCTCCGCCAGAGCCGATTATATGGAAGTGTTACTGACGCAGCGGGATGTACTGGAAGCCAGAATGGAGCTTATTGAAACTAAAGTGCAGCAACTGAATGCCCAGGTTAATACGTACCGGGCATTGGGTGGCGGCTGGAGATAG
- a CDS encoding efflux RND transporter permease subunit — MFSKFIRRPVFAIVISVMIVFIGILAIEKLPISQFPDIAPTTVNIFIAYPGSSADVLVKSTLITLEQAINGVQDMRYIATDATSAGEATLRIIFEPGTDPNTAVIRVKTRVDQVMPLLPELVQREGVIISPVQPSMLMYVNLYSKEKSIDEKFLFNYATVKMIPEIQRTKGVARAQILGSRRYAMRVWLNPERMRAYNISTEEVMKAIGEQSIIGRPGRIGQSSGIAAQSLEYVLTYKGRYNKPEEYEGIIIRANSEGESIHLRDIARVELGSEFFDIYSNLDGHASAAIVLRQNYGSNASDVIEEVKKKLEVMKTSFPPGVDYKISYDVSNFLDASIEQVIDTLRDAFILVALVVFIFLGDWRSTLIPILAVPVSLIGAFFVIQAFGLSINLITLFALVLAIGIVVDDAIVVVEAVHAKMEEEPHITPFGAVRKVLGEISGAIIAITLVMVSVFLPISFMSGPVGTFYRQFSITMASSIVISALIALTLTPVLCAMLLRNHHGHPPKKNPLTRALDSFNRGFDKMTGWYVGLLKLIVSRRFVTFAILIGFCAGIVLVNKILPAGFIPNEDQSTIYAIIQTPPGSTLEKTNEVSRRLQKICEEVPGIESVSSLAGYEIMTEGRGSNAGTCLINLKPWGDRDKNVKEIMEELEGKTRGLGAVVEFFEPPAIPGFGTSGGFSMRLLDKTTDTDYREFDKINKQFMEDLGKRKELTGLFTFFAANYPQYELEIDNNLAMQKGVSIGKAMDNLNIMIGSTYEQGFIKYNQFFKVYVQSDPGFRRLPTDLLKLFVKNDAGEMVPYSAFMRLKKGQGPNEITRFNLYNSAAIQGLPAKGYTTADAIQAIREVSAKTLPRGYDIAFEGLSYDESIRGNESLYVFLIVLAFVYMVLAAQYESFIIPLAVVFSLPVGIFGSFLLLKLMGLENNIYAQIGLIMLVGLLGKNAVLIVEFAVQKRQQGETILNAAIEGARVRFRPILMTSFAFVAGLIPLISASGAGAIGNRTIGASAMGGMLFGTIFGVIIIPGLYYIFGSLADGRKMIKDEEEDSLTENLVHSVDLFPQPEESEIND; from the coding sequence ATGTTCAGTAAATTCATACGCAGACCCGTATTCGCTATTGTGATATCGGTCATGATCGTCTTTATCGGTATACTGGCTATTGAGAAATTGCCCATTTCTCAATTCCCGGATATTGCGCCTACAACCGTCAATATATTTATTGCCTATCCTGGATCCAGTGCTGATGTATTGGTAAAATCCACACTGATCACCCTGGAACAGGCCATCAACGGTGTTCAGGATATGCGCTATATCGCCACCGACGCCACCAGTGCTGGTGAAGCTACCCTCCGCATTATTTTTGAACCGGGTACGGATCCCAATACCGCTGTTATCAGGGTGAAAACCAGGGTGGACCAGGTTATGCCGCTCCTGCCCGAACTGGTTCAGCGGGAAGGGGTTATTATTTCGCCTGTTCAGCCCAGTATGTTGATGTACGTTAACCTCTATTCTAAGGAAAAGAGTATTGACGAAAAATTCCTATTCAACTACGCTACGGTTAAAATGATCCCCGAGATCCAACGGACCAAAGGGGTAGCCAGAGCACAAATATTAGGTAGTCGACGCTATGCTATGCGCGTTTGGTTAAATCCAGAGCGCATGCGGGCCTATAACATTTCTACCGAGGAAGTGATGAAGGCCATTGGCGAGCAAAGTATTATTGGTCGGCCGGGCCGGATTGGTCAAAGTTCCGGCATAGCCGCCCAGTCGCTGGAATACGTGCTTACGTACAAAGGCCGGTATAATAAACCGGAAGAGTACGAAGGGATCATTATACGGGCTAATTCGGAAGGAGAGAGCATACACCTGCGCGATATAGCCCGGGTTGAATTAGGAAGTGAATTCTTTGACATCTATTCCAACCTGGATGGTCACGCGTCGGCAGCTATTGTACTGCGGCAAAACTATGGTAGTAATGCCAGTGACGTCATTGAAGAAGTGAAGAAGAAACTGGAGGTAATGAAAACCTCCTTTCCTCCGGGGGTCGATTATAAGATCAGCTATGACGTATCCAACTTCCTGGATGCCTCTATCGAGCAGGTAATTGATACGTTACGAGATGCGTTTATTCTGGTTGCTCTGGTTGTATTTATCTTCCTGGGCGACTGGCGCTCTACCCTGATCCCGATTCTGGCGGTTCCGGTATCCCTGATCGGGGCGTTTTTTGTGATTCAGGCGTTTGGGCTCTCCATCAACTTAATTACACTCTTTGCGCTCGTACTGGCCATTGGTATTGTGGTCGATGATGCCATTGTGGTGGTGGAGGCCGTGCACGCCAAGATGGAAGAAGAACCGCATATAACACCCTTTGGTGCGGTCCGAAAAGTGCTTGGCGAGATCAGTGGGGCCATTATCGCGATTACCCTGGTTATGGTATCGGTATTCCTGCCCATCTCTTTCATGTCGGGTCCGGTTGGTACGTTTTACCGACAGTTCTCCATCACTATGGCTAGTTCTATTGTGATTTCGGCTTTGATCGCCCTAACGCTTACCCCCGTTTTGTGCGCCATGTTGCTAAGAAATCATCATGGACATCCCCCCAAGAAAAATCCGCTAACCCGGGCCCTCGACAGTTTCAACCGGGGATTTGATAAAATGACCGGTTGGTATGTAGGTCTGTTAAAATTAATCGTCAGCCGCCGTTTCGTTACGTTCGCCATCTTAATAGGTTTCTGTGCGGGAATCGTACTCGTGAATAAAATCCTGCCAGCTGGCTTTATTCCGAACGAAGACCAGAGTACGATTTATGCCATTATCCAGACGCCACCAGGTTCTACGCTCGAAAAAACTAACGAGGTATCCCGACGGCTTCAGAAAATTTGCGAAGAAGTTCCTGGGATCGAATCCGTATCGTCGCTGGCCGGTTACGAGATCATGACCGAAGGACGGGGATCCAACGCCGGTACCTGTCTGATCAACCTGAAACCCTGGGGAGATCGCGACAAGAACGTGAAGGAAATAATGGAAGAACTGGAAGGTAAAACGAGAGGTCTTGGAGCCGTAGTCGAATTCTTCGAACCACCCGCTATTCCTGGCTTTGGTACATCAGGCGGTTTCTCGATGCGTTTGCTGGATAAAACGACCGATACGGACTACCGTGAGTTCGACAAAATCAACAAGCAGTTCATGGAGGATTTGGGCAAACGTAAAGAGCTAACCGGCTTGTTTACCTTCTTTGCCGCCAATTATCCGCAGTACGAACTGGAAATCGACAATAATCTGGCCATGCAAAAAGGTGTGTCTATCGGGAAAGCGATGGACAACCTGAACATCATGATTGGTAGTACCTACGAACAAGGGTTTATTAAATATAACCAGTTCTTCAAAGTGTACGTGCAGTCTGATCCCGGTTTCAGACGACTTCCAACCGACCTTCTAAAGCTTTTTGTCAAAAACGATGCGGGCGAAATGGTACCTTACTCAGCCTTCATGAGATTGAAAAAAGGACAGGGACCCAATGAAATCACCCGCTTCAATTTGTACAATTCAGCGGCTATTCAGGGCCTTCCGGCTAAAGGCTATACAACGGCCGACGCCATCCAGGCCATACGGGAAGTTTCTGCCAAGACCTTGCCAAGAGGATACGATATCGCATTTGAAGGCCTTTCGTATGACGAGTCGATCCGGGGGAACGAATCGCTGTATGTATTCCTGATCGTACTGGCCTTCGTATACATGGTATTGGCCGCCCAGTACGAAAGCTTTATTATTCCATTGGCGGTGGTGTTCTCCTTACCGGTTGGGATATTCGGTTCATTCCTGTTGCTAAAGCTCATGGGGCTGGAAAACAACATCTATGCCCAGATTGGTCTGATCATGCTGGTGGGGCTTTTAGGTAAAAACGCCGTACTGATCGTGGAGTTTGCGGTTCAGAAACGCCAGCAGGGCGAAACGATTCTGAACGCAGCTATTGAAGGAGCCCGGGTTCGTTTCCGCCCGATCTTAATGACCTCCTTTGCCTTTGTGGCCGGTCTGATCCCGTTGATTAGTGCATCGGGCGCAGGTGCTATCGGTAACCGTACCATTGGTGCGTCTGCCATGGGAGGTATGTTGTTCGGAACCATTTTCGGGGTCATCATCATCCCTGGCTTATATTACATATTTGGTAGTCTGGCCGATGGGCGGAAGATGATTAAAGATGAAGAAGAGGATTCGTTGACCGAAAACCTTGTTCACTCTGTTGACCTTTTCCCACAACCTGAAGAAAGCGAAATCAATGACTAA